A portion of the Hyalangium minutum genome contains these proteins:
- the tssB gene encoding type VI secretion system contractile sheath small subunit, translating to MSKEGSVAPKERVNIVYKSETGGAQAEVELPLKVLMVGDYTGRKDDRPVEERTPISIDKQNFNEVMAKQNLGLDINVADKLSNEKGAEMAVSLKFSTLADFTPEGLVNQVPQLKQLLELRAALNALKGPLGNVPAFRKKIQALLGDTEGRQKLMSELGLGADGKKP from the coding sequence GTGAGCAAGGAAGGGTCTGTTGCGCCGAAGGAGCGCGTCAACATCGTCTACAAGTCCGAGACCGGAGGCGCGCAGGCGGAGGTCGAGCTTCCCCTCAAGGTCCTCATGGTCGGGGACTACACCGGCCGCAAGGATGATCGCCCTGTCGAAGAGCGCACGCCGATCAGCATCGACAAGCAGAACTTCAACGAGGTGATGGCCAAGCAGAACCTCGGCCTGGACATCAACGTCGCCGACAAGCTCTCCAACGAGAAGGGCGCGGAGATGGCCGTCTCGCTGAAGTTCTCCACCCTGGCGGACTTCACCCCGGAGGGCCTCGTCAACCAGGTGCCCCAGCTCAAGCAGCTGCTGGAGCTGCGCGCGGCGCTCAACGCCCTCAAGGGGCCTCTGGGCAACGTGCCGGCCTTCCGCAAGAAGATCCAGGCGCTGCTCGGCGACACCGAGGGCCGCCAGAAGCTGATGTCGGAGCTGGGTCTGGGCGCGGATGGCAAGAAGCCGTAA
- the tssA gene encoding type VI secretion system protein TssA, with amino-acid sequence MAVSIDQLKEKAKNWIEPCSTAAPAGATAKTNPQYEAVIAEMAKLESVTGGAVDWPMVLDSSGKVLQSVSKDLRIATYMAFGLYQTQGLDGLATGLVVVSEIMDRYWPGLFPELARMRGRANALGWLIERTTLTLADTPLDSGAKERVEALDVAAARLAEVARQKFEANGPAVRPLLESVQRLKASLPAEAPPPPPPPPPQPKPTTSVPPPPAIAPVTAPVAAPTPAPAVEMPAVAALAGPEGVTDFLRQTGSALLNAANTLRRAVATDPQSYRMLRVGLYLHLVQPPPSDAAGKTSIPPPPPSLRTQLEKMAQNGKWAEVLEESESALTQYRFWVDLHYLSARALAELGPTYAPARQALLIELGSWLKRMPSVPKFLFGDGSPSANGETRAWLESELAPPAATGGGGSASKDEAGEGDDEAAALTEARKLLGGGKAPEAIALLQKRVDSATSSRKRFKARLALAKLCAASGQTPVARALFEALDREAVERGLDVWEPVLAAECLEGLLGVSKPQPKAGEGLVSEFNARYHRLCLIDPSAALRVSL; translated from the coding sequence ATGGCAGTCTCGATCGACCAACTGAAGGAGAAGGCCAAGAACTGGATCGAGCCGTGCTCGACGGCCGCTCCGGCGGGCGCCACCGCGAAGACCAACCCTCAGTACGAGGCCGTCATCGCCGAGATGGCCAAGCTGGAATCCGTGACCGGTGGCGCCGTGGACTGGCCCATGGTGCTCGACTCCAGCGGCAAGGTGCTCCAGTCCGTCTCGAAGGATCTCCGCATCGCCACGTACATGGCCTTTGGCCTGTACCAGACGCAGGGGCTGGACGGACTCGCCACGGGTCTGGTGGTCGTCTCCGAGATCATGGACCGGTACTGGCCAGGCCTCTTCCCGGAGCTGGCCCGCATGCGCGGCCGCGCCAACGCCCTCGGCTGGCTCATCGAGCGCACTACCTTGACGCTGGCGGACACGCCGCTCGACAGTGGCGCCAAGGAGCGCGTCGAGGCGCTCGATGTGGCCGCCGCCCGGCTCGCCGAGGTGGCCCGGCAGAAGTTCGAGGCCAATGGTCCCGCGGTCCGGCCGCTGCTGGAGAGCGTGCAGCGCCTGAAGGCCTCGCTGCCCGCGGAGGCCCCGCCGCCTCCACCGCCGCCGCCGCCTCAGCCCAAGCCCACCACCTCGGTGCCACCGCCCCCGGCCATTGCTCCGGTGACGGCGCCCGTGGCTGCACCCACGCCCGCTCCGGCGGTCGAGATGCCCGCGGTGGCTGCGCTGGCCGGCCCCGAGGGTGTCACCGACTTCCTGCGCCAGACGGGCTCGGCGCTGCTGAACGCGGCGAACACGCTGCGGCGCGCGGTGGCTACGGATCCGCAGTCCTACCGGATGCTCCGCGTCGGCCTCTACCTGCACCTGGTGCAGCCGCCGCCCTCGGACGCCGCCGGGAAGACGTCCATTCCTCCTCCGCCTCCGTCGCTGCGCACGCAACTGGAGAAGATGGCGCAGAACGGCAAGTGGGCCGAGGTGCTCGAGGAGTCCGAGTCCGCGCTCACGCAGTACCGCTTCTGGGTGGATCTGCACTACCTCAGCGCCCGCGCACTCGCGGAGCTGGGGCCTACCTACGCGCCCGCGCGCCAGGCGCTGCTGATCGAGCTGGGCTCCTGGCTCAAGCGCATGCCCTCGGTGCCCAAGTTCCTCTTTGGCGACGGCTCACCCTCGGCCAACGGAGAGACGCGCGCGTGGCTCGAGTCCGAGCTGGCCCCACCCGCCGCGACAGGTGGCGGCGGCTCGGCGTCCAAGGACGAGGCAGGGGAGGGCGATGACGAGGCGGCGGCGCTCACCGAGGCGCGCAAGCTGCTCGGCGGCGGCAAGGCCCCCGAGGCGATCGCCCTGCTGCAGAAGCGCGTGGACAGCGCCACCTCCAGCCGCAAGCGCTTCAAGGCGAGGTTGGCGCTTGCGAAACTTTGCGCTGCCAGCGGCCAGACCCCTGTGGCCCGCGCGCTGTTCGAAGCGCTCGATCGCGAGGCAGTCGAGCGGGGGCTGGACGTGTGGGAGCCGGTGCTAGCAGCGGAGTGCTTGGAGGGCCTCTTGGGGGTTTCCAAACCCCAGCCCAAGGCGGGTGAGGGACTGGTCTCGGAGTTCAACGCCCGGTATCATCGGCTCTGTCTGATTGATCCCAGTGCTGCCCTGAGGGTGTCTCTGTGA
- the tagF gene encoding type VI secretion system-associated protein TagF, with the protein MFGVKPNSVALLGKAPCQGDFIRWNAADPVSAQFHKWLEEGHETVRRANLTLPAEPICFVYSAAGGRQALLGMMAPSSDKVGRQFPLTVYVPVDLGPISGNAATLYGSHQAFFAGARQLLADAAKLSADELAKRVEALNAHASGDSAAADTYRRRALAAPASALTSLFTGDGVPAFTKYYAFRTFTMACNAERGKEPSKPGVTLDCPFPEAVGPYPWVEMARRMLQWRGMTPALFWHGGPSPRLLVSLGPPSSTLLLHLAKPDHSSMKLWPLKTKATNAIETAKQALTAKQKSALDDDSSTTESVILAFSS; encoded by the coding sequence ATGTTCGGAGTAAAACCCAACAGCGTCGCGTTGCTGGGCAAGGCGCCGTGCCAGGGAGACTTCATCCGCTGGAACGCCGCCGATCCCGTCTCCGCGCAGTTCCACAAGTGGCTGGAGGAGGGGCACGAGACCGTCCGCCGTGCCAACCTCACGCTCCCGGCCGAGCCCATCTGCTTCGTCTACAGCGCCGCCGGTGGCCGCCAGGCCCTGCTGGGCATGATGGCCCCCAGCAGTGACAAGGTGGGCCGCCAGTTCCCGCTCACCGTCTACGTGCCGGTGGACCTGGGGCCCATTTCCGGCAACGCCGCCACATTGTACGGCTCGCACCAGGCTTTCTTCGCGGGCGCGCGGCAGCTTCTGGCCGATGCAGCGAAGCTCTCCGCCGATGAGCTGGCCAAGCGCGTGGAGGCGCTCAACGCGCATGCGAGCGGGGACTCGGCCGCCGCGGACACGTACCGGCGCCGGGCGCTGGCGGCTCCGGCCTCGGCGCTGACGTCGCTCTTCACCGGCGATGGCGTTCCGGCGTTCACGAAGTACTACGCCTTCCGCACCTTCACGATGGCGTGCAACGCCGAGCGCGGGAAGGAACCCTCCAAGCCCGGTGTCACGCTGGACTGCCCCTTTCCGGAGGCGGTGGGGCCCTATCCGTGGGTGGAGATGGCGCGCCGCATGCTGCAGTGGCGCGGCATGACGCCGGCGCTGTTCTGGCACGGTGGGCCGAGCCCTCGGCTGCTGGTGTCGCTGGGGCCGCCGTCCTCGACGCTGCTGCTGCACCTGGCCAAGCCGGATCACTCCAGCATGAAGCTCTGGCCACTGAAGACCAAGGCAACCAACGCCATCGAGACCGCCAAGCAGGCGCTCACCGCCAAGCAGAAGAGCGCGCTCGATGATGACAGCTCCACGACGGAGTCGGTGATCCTGGCGTTCTCGAGCTGA
- the tssM gene encoding type VI secretion system membrane subunit TssM produces the protein MLKYIFAALAAAILWAVVLVFQLPIWIAILATTLIIAGLIALIAVRQIKAAKAAGDIEKALSAQADAQAASARPDLQEEVQQMQAEFVKAIAALKSSKLARGKGGKEALSVLPWYMIIGPPGSGKSTALRNSGIKFPYLSSRGGGVKGVGGTRNCEWWLTNEAVLLDTAGRYTTEDDDRDEWFSFLDMLKRTRAKKPVNGLIVAVSVGDIIGIDEEETIQLAQRLRERVDELMERLKMIVPVYLMFTKCDLLAGFVDVFGDLSKTDRGQIWGFTTPVMDKGEDLGAVFKEKFDEMAEVVEQRSIQRMGEERHPETRERIYRFPQQFEGLRENIAVMVQTLFAENVYADTPVMRGVYFNSGTQEGSPIDRVMNAMADAFGIRQSLPTSNKPAVESRSYFLRDVFANVIFPDQDLAVQSTAEDRRQRQMQYAYAGGALFLALLILLFPTIAFFRNREMISDTRKLFLAQKDSQASTSTASIAVEDLRVLRDRLDELLKWKEEGPPTGMRFGMYRGDGLFEPLTKFYGAAVRRTFVEPVLAQDMKDLTTFAKRHEGEETTIPDEREYARYFSMLKLNLLLTGPRTESEPQLGDNERAWIVANLVSRWANRSGFAESADRQRILGEHLDLYVKLLAQDQSLAFTRNDKVINDTRAALGKLPFERLLLNQIVADVGREADLKLSNILGGTASNIKSKGIVRGAFTRKGWDKVVRDRLESPLQNADLWVLSRTTKDSTDAEIERIIKALTSLYFEQYIAEWQTFLGSIEVARPGTNAEVLAALEELTRGKPPPLARLFSSLSYNSKLPNKTATEELGDDLLKKLKDKINKGAPKDMKDGVNAGIKFATASEDTGEVVYTAPHVQAAFDSLVKFGVAPPPASPDAPPESVQLDLYQEQLVFIRDALRQFLENPSEGKALNSRLATARVQIQSLVNGQEDPNIRPVLGKLLMPPLEAATSLAGREAGTAINQSWCSEIVDAFKRNLANRYPFNRNGHDAALADVGEFYRPSSGTMWGYFDTSLKEDVRRAGDKFQFIKKLGGSPLQPVVLNFLKRSYDISTSLFSPNGAEPQMKFSISIRPSPQLSQITFSVDGKEVVYKNEPERWTQFTWPGDGKTSGAFLKVRSPKSSGPEELIREGEWGLFRLMEEGVAQIDKGSRVFTMTWKMPQTKSEVVIDFKPERTATPFFGTSPGPGTPVLQPFRAAGVAPPRTIGRGAGCSE, from the coding sequence ATGCTCAAGTACATCTTCGCCGCGCTGGCGGCCGCGATTCTCTGGGCCGTTGTCCTGGTGTTCCAGCTGCCCATCTGGATCGCCATCCTGGCCACCACGCTCATCATCGCCGGGCTGATCGCGCTCATCGCGGTGCGGCAGATCAAGGCCGCCAAGGCCGCCGGTGACATCGAGAAGGCGCTGTCCGCCCAGGCGGACGCCCAGGCCGCCAGCGCCCGGCCGGACCTCCAGGAAGAGGTCCAGCAGATGCAGGCCGAGTTCGTCAAGGCGATCGCGGCGCTCAAGAGCTCCAAGCTGGCGCGGGGCAAGGGAGGCAAGGAAGCCCTCTCTGTCCTGCCCTGGTACATGATCATCGGTCCGCCGGGCTCCGGTAAGAGCACGGCGCTGCGCAACTCGGGCATCAAGTTCCCGTACCTGTCCTCGCGCGGCGGTGGCGTGAAGGGCGTGGGCGGTACGCGCAACTGCGAGTGGTGGCTCACCAACGAGGCGGTGCTCCTCGACACGGCCGGCCGCTACACCACCGAGGACGATGACCGGGACGAGTGGTTCTCCTTCCTGGACATGCTCAAGCGCACGCGCGCGAAGAAGCCGGTCAACGGCCTCATCGTCGCGGTGAGCGTGGGCGACATCATCGGCATCGACGAGGAGGAGACGATCCAGCTGGCCCAGCGCCTGCGCGAGCGCGTGGACGAGCTGATGGAGCGATTGAAGATGATCGTTCCCGTCTACCTCATGTTCACCAAGTGCGACCTGCTGGCCGGCTTCGTGGACGTGTTCGGTGACTTGTCCAAGACGGACCGTGGGCAGATCTGGGGCTTCACCACGCCGGTGATGGACAAGGGCGAGGACCTGGGCGCGGTCTTCAAGGAGAAGTTCGACGAGATGGCCGAGGTGGTGGAGCAGCGCTCCATCCAGCGCATGGGCGAGGAGCGCCACCCGGAGACGCGCGAGCGCATCTACCGCTTCCCGCAGCAGTTCGAGGGCCTGCGCGAGAACATCGCCGTGATGGTGCAGACGCTCTTCGCGGAGAACGTCTACGCGGACACGCCGGTGATGCGCGGTGTGTACTTCAACAGCGGCACGCAGGAGGGCAGCCCGATCGATCGCGTGATGAACGCGATGGCGGACGCCTTCGGCATCCGGCAGTCGCTGCCCACCAGCAACAAGCCCGCAGTGGAGTCTCGCAGCTACTTCCTGCGGGACGTCTTCGCGAACGTCATCTTCCCGGACCAGGACCTCGCGGTGCAGAGCACGGCCGAGGACCGGCGCCAGCGGCAGATGCAGTACGCCTACGCGGGCGGTGCGCTGTTCCTGGCGCTGCTCATCCTCCTGTTCCCGACGATCGCGTTCTTCCGCAACCGAGAGATGATCTCGGACACGCGGAAGCTCTTCCTGGCGCAGAAGGACAGCCAGGCCAGCACCTCCACGGCCTCGATCGCGGTGGAGGATCTGCGGGTGCTGAGAGACAGACTCGACGAGCTGCTCAAGTGGAAGGAGGAGGGGCCGCCCACGGGCATGCGCTTCGGCATGTACCGGGGCGATGGGCTCTTCGAGCCGCTCACCAAGTTCTATGGCGCCGCGGTCCGGCGCACCTTCGTGGAGCCGGTGCTGGCGCAGGACATGAAGGATCTGACCACCTTCGCCAAGCGGCACGAGGGCGAGGAGACGACGATCCCCGACGAGCGCGAGTACGCGCGCTACTTCAGCATGCTCAAGCTGAACCTGCTGCTGACGGGCCCGCGCACGGAGTCCGAGCCGCAGCTCGGGGACAACGAGCGCGCCTGGATCGTCGCCAACCTGGTGAGCCGCTGGGCCAACCGCTCGGGCTTCGCGGAGAGCGCGGATCGCCAGCGCATCCTCGGCGAGCACCTGGACCTCTACGTGAAGCTGCTGGCGCAGGATCAGTCGCTGGCCTTCACGCGCAATGACAAGGTCATCAACGACACGCGCGCGGCCCTGGGCAAGCTCCCGTTCGAGCGGCTGCTGCTGAACCAGATCGTCGCGGATGTGGGCCGCGAGGCGGACCTGAAGCTCTCGAACATCCTGGGTGGCACCGCCTCCAACATCAAGTCCAAGGGCATCGTGCGCGGCGCCTTCACGCGCAAGGGCTGGGACAAGGTGGTGAGGGATCGCTTGGAGTCTCCGCTCCAGAACGCGGACCTCTGGGTGCTCAGCCGCACGACGAAGGACTCCACGGACGCGGAGATCGAGCGCATCATCAAGGCGCTGACCTCGCTCTACTTCGAGCAGTACATCGCCGAGTGGCAGACGTTCCTCGGCTCGATCGAGGTGGCGCGTCCGGGCACCAACGCCGAGGTGCTGGCCGCCCTGGAGGAGCTGACCCGCGGCAAGCCGCCCCCGCTGGCGCGCCTCTTCTCGTCGCTCTCGTACAACTCCAAGCTGCCGAACAAGACCGCCACCGAGGAGCTGGGTGACGATCTGCTCAAGAAGCTCAAGGACAAGATCAACAAGGGCGCGCCCAAGGACATGAAGGACGGCGTCAACGCGGGCATCAAGTTCGCCACGGCCAGCGAGGACACGGGTGAGGTCGTCTACACGGCGCCGCACGTTCAGGCCGCGTTCGACTCGCTGGTGAAGTTCGGCGTGGCGCCGCCCCCGGCCTCGCCCGACGCGCCCCCCGAGTCCGTGCAGCTGGACCTCTACCAGGAGCAGCTGGTGTTCATCCGGGACGCGCTGCGCCAGTTCCTGGAGAACCCCTCCGAGGGCAAGGCGCTCAACTCTCGCCTCGCCACCGCTCGCGTGCAGATCCAGTCGCTGGTCAACGGCCAGGAGGATCCCAACATCCGCCCGGTGCTCGGCAAGCTGCTGATGCCGCCGCTGGAGGCCGCCACGTCGCTGGCGGGCCGCGAGGCGGGCACCGCGATCAACCAGAGCTGGTGCAGCGAGATCGTGGACGCGTTCAAGCGCAACCTCGCCAACCGCTACCCCTTCAACCGCAATGGCCACGACGCGGCGCTGGCGGACGTGGGCGAGTTCTACCGCCCCAGCAGCGGCACCATGTGGGGCTACTTCGATACGTCGCTCAAGGAGGACGTGCGGCGCGCGGGTGACAAGTTCCAGTTCATCAAGAAGCTGGGCGGCTCGCCCCTGCAGCCGGTGGTGCTCAACTTCCTGAAGCGCTCGTACGATATCTCCACGTCGCTGTTCTCGCCCAACGGCGCCGAGCCGCAGATGAAGTTCTCCATCAGCATCCGCCCCTCGCCGCAGCTGTCGCAGATCACCTTCTCGGTGGACGGCAAGGAGGTCGTCTACAAGAACGAGCCCGAGCGGTGGACGCAGTTCACCTGGCCGGGTGACGGCAAGACGTCCGGTGCCTTCCTCAAGGTCCGGAGCCCCAAGAGCAGCGGCCCCGAGGAGCTCATCCGCGAGGGCGAGTGGGGCCTGTTCCGGCTGATGGAGGAGGGCGTGGCCCAGATCGACAAGGGCTCTCGCGTCTTCACCATGACGTGGAAGATGCCGCAGACGAAGTCGGAGGTCGTCATCGACTTCAAGCCCGAGCGCACCGCCACACCGTTCTTCGGCACCTCTCCGGGGCCGGGGACGCCGGTGCTTCAGCCGTTCCGCGCCGCTGGCGTGGCACCTCCGCGGACCATCGGAAGGGGGGCTGGATGTTCGGAGTAA
- a CDS encoding DotU family type IV/VI secretion system protein codes for MDRLNLITKDCFGALLQIRQAEPSALPAPEQVQDRLRRFVSEMMRNARDEGLPQQDVDDIAYALVALADELALSKSDEFREYWLSNLLQFQYFKENRAGEGFFTRLQDIRKDPRRTEALRAYYLCLIFGFQGRYRVRGGELELMQLIEQLQRDLAPSFKFDTETLSPHGERPAGNLRASKRTLPLVAISGGVVVFALLVYGGLRLGLSSSVSSLVEEIEASSTTSSSLSPAAKP; via the coding sequence ATGGACAGGCTGAACCTGATCACCAAGGACTGCTTCGGCGCGCTGCTGCAGATCCGCCAGGCGGAACCCAGCGCGTTGCCCGCGCCCGAGCAGGTGCAGGATCGCCTGCGCCGCTTCGTCAGCGAGATGATGCGCAATGCTCGCGACGAGGGCCTGCCGCAGCAGGACGTGGATGACATCGCCTACGCCCTCGTGGCGCTGGCGGATGAGCTCGCGCTGAGCAAGTCCGACGAGTTCCGCGAGTACTGGCTCAGCAACCTGCTGCAGTTCCAGTACTTCAAGGAGAACCGCGCCGGCGAGGGTTTCTTCACCCGGCTCCAGGACATCCGCAAGGATCCCCGCCGCACGGAGGCGCTGCGCGCCTACTACCTGTGCCTCATCTTCGGCTTCCAGGGCCGCTACCGCGTGCGCGGCGGCGAGCTGGAGCTGATGCAGCTCATCGAACAGCTGCAGAGAGATTTGGCGCCCTCGTTCAAGTTCGACACGGAGACGCTGTCGCCTCATGGCGAGCGGCCCGCGGGCAACCTCCGCGCGTCCAAGCGGACGCTGCCGCTGGTGGCCATCTCCGGAGGTGTCGTCGTCTTCGCGCTGCTCGTCTACGGCGGGCTGCGGCTGGGGTTGAGCAGCAGCGTCTCCTCGCTCGTCGAGGAGATCGAAGCTTCCTCCACCACGTCTTCTTCTCTTTCCCCGGCTGCCAAGCCCTGA
- the tssK gene encoding type VI secretion system baseplate subunit TssK: MKIPQRVVWSEGMFMNPQHLQQADLYHESLLSARLGAMTPYDWGVVEMEVDDKALAAGQFQLLRFFGILPDGLPVTFERGQPEEPQGRPIEEHFGASKKSLEVYLGVARERDGVASYGEPSGSTTAPRFSVVNRSVADLITTESVSAVAFAQRNIRFLFGTEPRDDYEVIKIAELVRDKTGAAVLAPSYIPPSLRVSGSAYILANLRQLLKSMYGKQRELSDTRRHRDEASLEFTGADVTKFLQLSTLNGLIPQVAHAVEAADMSPQFLYLLLCQAAGQLSTFSTDSDPANLPKFQYTNLRATFEGLFLKLEGLLRSVAIEQSVAIPLESRKDGMHLARLEDERLPRCTHFILAVKSEVAEKKTADELPALAKIASWDEINNIIQAATPGVPLTVTFRPPPEIPVKPKVVYFLLDITDRYWKDAIQDQTLAIYLPQPFDPSRTKLELMAVPGKKDGSKGR, encoded by the coding sequence ATGAAGATTCCTCAGCGTGTCGTGTGGTCCGAGGGGATGTTCATGAATCCCCAGCACCTCCAGCAGGCGGACCTGTACCACGAGTCCCTCCTGTCGGCCCGGCTCGGCGCCATGACGCCCTACGACTGGGGCGTGGTGGAGATGGAGGTGGATGACAAGGCGCTGGCGGCCGGTCAGTTCCAGCTGCTGCGCTTCTTCGGCATCCTCCCGGACGGCCTGCCCGTCACCTTCGAGCGCGGCCAGCCCGAGGAGCCCCAGGGCCGCCCCATCGAGGAGCACTTTGGCGCCTCCAAGAAGTCCCTGGAGGTGTACCTCGGCGTGGCGCGCGAGCGCGATGGCGTGGCCAGCTACGGCGAGCCCAGCGGCTCCACCACGGCGCCGCGCTTCAGCGTGGTGAACCGCTCGGTGGCGGATCTCATCACCACCGAGTCCGTATCCGCCGTGGCCTTCGCCCAGCGCAACATCCGCTTCCTCTTCGGCACCGAGCCCCGCGACGACTACGAGGTCATCAAGATCGCCGAGCTGGTGCGCGACAAGACGGGCGCCGCGGTGCTGGCGCCCTCGTACATTCCTCCGAGCCTGCGGGTGTCCGGCTCGGCCTACATCCTGGCCAACCTGCGGCAGCTGCTGAAGTCCATGTACGGCAAGCAGCGCGAGCTGTCCGACACGCGCCGTCACCGGGACGAGGCCTCGCTGGAGTTCACCGGCGCGGACGTGACGAAGTTCCTGCAGCTCAGCACGCTCAACGGGCTCATCCCCCAGGTGGCCCACGCGGTGGAGGCGGCGGACATGTCGCCTCAGTTCCTCTACCTGCTGCTGTGCCAGGCCGCTGGGCAACTCTCCACGTTCTCCACGGACTCGGATCCGGCCAACCTGCCCAAGTTCCAGTACACCAACCTGCGCGCCACCTTCGAGGGACTCTTCCTCAAGCTGGAGGGGCTGCTGCGCTCGGTGGCCATCGAGCAGTCCGTGGCGATTCCTCTGGAGTCCCGCAAGGACGGCATGCACCTGGCGCGGCTCGAGGACGAGCGCCTCCCGCGCTGCACGCACTTCATCCTCGCGGTGAAGAGCGAGGTGGCCGAGAAGAAGACCGCCGACGAGCTGCCCGCCCTGGCGAAGATCGCCAGCTGGGACGAGATCAACAACATCATCCAGGCCGCCACGCCCGGCGTGCCGCTGACGGTGACGTTCCGGCCTCCGCCGGAGATCCCCGTCAAGCCGAAGGTCGTCTACTTCTTGCTCGACATCACCGACCGCTATTGGAAGGACGCCATCCAGGATCAGACGCTCGCCATCTACCTGCCGCAGCCCTTCGACCCTTCGCGCACCAAGCTGGAGCTGATGGCGGTGCCGGGGAAGAAGGATGGCAGCAAGGGCCGCTGA
- the tssJ gene encoding type VI secretion system lipoprotein TssJ yields the protein MLAGRWRQIWDSSGGIGLRGALVLAASVWLSACATAKPAEPCKEPPPIAVLLEASERLNPDDRGNSLSTIVQVLQLKDIRRLEAAEFQDVWQRSKEVLEDDLIASDELTLQPGQSLTRQLARDPKATYVVVLGVFRKPAGQVWRSILRLPEVTPELCAAAKKPGAQPPPLHFYLEDYRVEARGRVEGR from the coding sequence ATGCTGGCCGGGAGGTGGCGGCAGATCTGGGACAGCAGTGGGGGAATCGGGTTGCGCGGGGCGCTGGTGCTCGCGGCTTCGGTGTGGCTGAGCGCCTGTGCGACGGCCAAGCCGGCCGAGCCGTGCAAGGAGCCACCCCCCATCGCTGTCCTTCTCGAGGCGAGTGAGCGCCTCAATCCGGATGACAGGGGCAACTCCCTGTCGACCATTGTCCAGGTGCTCCAGCTCAAGGACATCCGCCGCCTGGAGGCCGCGGAGTTCCAGGACGTGTGGCAGCGCTCCAAGGAAGTCCTCGAGGACGATCTGATCGCCTCGGACGAGCTGACGCTCCAGCCGGGCCAGTCGCTCACGCGGCAGCTCGCGCGCGATCCCAAGGCCACCTACGTGGTGGTGCTGGGCGTGTTCCGCAAGCCCGCGGGCCAGGTGTGGCGCTCCATCCTGCGGCTGCCGGAGGTGACGCCCGAGCTGTGCGCCGCGGCGAAGAAGCCGGGGGCCCAGCCGCCTCCGCTGCACTTCTATCTCGAGGACTACCGGGTCGAGGCCCGCGGCCGGGTGGAGGGGCGATGA
- a CDS encoding immunity 52 family protein, translated as MIETYYVGSYWLARPEAASVCAQRAERFFRLLGRCDPAWTRWYEPADSFEDARQRPFATDAANFQKFFAQKDNQVGDSLSFHLWTGDTLEETSGVDGRCGSANRRLASLCLLKSYKQEPPVDRVLTAPVMTEVLRAMALAWEPEWGVATSEAHRDSVTEKAKAGTFVGWVMYFSRLRGTVPSLPAPVRIEPVEDKGTLVILTPERFTVSNSEHVSLAARVHELLDQAGLLRPLQPWPVGEGGSSGLTGEP; from the coding sequence ATGATTGAGACGTATTACGTGGGCTCCTACTGGCTTGCCCGGCCCGAAGCGGCCTCAGTGTGCGCACAACGCGCGGAGCGCTTCTTCCGCCTCTTGGGGCGCTGCGATCCGGCATGGACCCGTTGGTACGAGCCTGCGGACTCCTTCGAGGATGCGCGCCAACGTCCGTTCGCAACCGATGCGGCGAACTTCCAGAAGTTCTTCGCGCAAAAGGACAACCAGGTGGGTGACAGTTTGTCCTTCCACCTGTGGACGGGGGACACCTTGGAGGAGACGTCCGGCGTGGATGGGAGATGTGGTTCAGCGAACCGTCGGCTTGCCTCCCTCTGCTTGCTCAAGTCCTACAAGCAGGAGCCCCCTGTGGATCGGGTGCTCACCGCTCCCGTTATGACCGAGGTGCTGCGCGCGATGGCCCTGGCCTGGGAGCCGGAGTGGGGAGTCGCTACTTCCGAGGCGCACCGGGACAGCGTGACGGAGAAAGCGAAGGCGGGCACCTTCGTTGGCTGGGTGATGTATTTCTCGCGGCTGCGAGGCACCGTGCCCTCGCTGCCAGCCCCCGTGCGCATCGAGCCGGTGGAGGATAAGGGGACGCTCGTCATCCTCACTCCCGAGCGGTTCACCGTTTCCAACTCAGAGCACGTCTCGCTGGCCGCTCGCGTGCACGAGTTGCTGGACCAGGCAGGACTGCTGCGGCCGTTGCAGCCATGGCCGGTGGGCGAGGGCGGGAGTTCAGGGCTCACCGGTGAGCCCTGA